From a single Kitasatospora azatica KCTC 9699 genomic region:
- the hypD gene encoding hydrogenase formation protein HypD produces MKYIEEFQDPELARRLLDDIHATVTRPWALMEVCGGQTHTIIRHGIDQLLPDQVELIHGPGCPVCVTPLEVIDKALEIASRPEVIFCSFGDMLRVPGTGRDLFRVRAEGGDVRVVYSPLDALRIAQQNPTRQVVFFGIGFETTAPPNAMTVHQARKLGIRNFSLLVSHVRVPPAIEAIMQSPSCRVQGFLAAGHVCSVMGVAEYPVLAERHRVPIVVTGFEPLDILEGVRRAVRQLERGIHTVENAYPRAVRPEGNPAALAMLEDVFEVTDRAWRGIGTIPGSGWRLSERYREFDAEQRFSVTGIQTREPAACRAGEVLQGLLKPHECEAFGTTCTPRNPLGATMVSSEGACAAYYLYRRLETPPAAPAHLEASPVA; encoded by the coding sequence GTGAAGTACATCGAGGAGTTCCAGGACCCCGAGCTGGCGCGGCGGCTGCTGGACGACATCCATGCCACGGTGACCCGGCCGTGGGCCCTGATGGAGGTCTGCGGCGGGCAGACCCACACCATCATCCGGCACGGGATCGACCAACTGCTGCCGGACCAAGTGGAGTTGATCCACGGGCCGGGCTGCCCGGTGTGCGTCACCCCGCTGGAGGTGATCGACAAGGCACTGGAGATCGCCTCCCGGCCGGAGGTGATCTTCTGCTCCTTCGGCGACATGCTGCGGGTCCCCGGCACCGGACGCGACCTGTTCCGGGTCCGCGCCGAGGGCGGCGACGTGCGGGTGGTCTACTCGCCGCTGGACGCGCTGCGGATCGCCCAGCAGAACCCCACGCGCCAGGTGGTCTTCTTCGGCATCGGGTTCGAGACCACCGCGCCGCCCAACGCCATGACGGTCCATCAGGCCCGCAAGCTCGGCATCCGCAACTTCAGCCTGCTGGTCTCGCACGTGCGGGTGCCCCCGGCGATCGAGGCGATCATGCAGTCGCCGAGCTGCCGGGTCCAGGGCTTCCTGGCGGCCGGCCACGTGTGCAGCGTGATGGGCGTCGCGGAGTACCCCGTGCTGGCCGAGCGCCACCGGGTGCCCATCGTGGTCACCGGATTCGAGCCGCTGGACATCCTGGAGGGCGTCCGGCGCGCGGTGCGGCAGCTGGAGCGCGGTATCCACACGGTCGAGAACGCCTATCCCCGAGCCGTCCGGCCGGAGGGCAACCCGGCGGCGCTGGCCATGCTGGAGGACGTCTTCGAGGTCACCGACCGGGCCTGGCGCGGGATCGGCACGATCCCCGGCAGCGGCTGGCGGCTGTCCGAGCGATACCGCGAGTTCGACGCCGAGCAGCGCTTCTCGGTGACCGGCATCCAGACCCGCGAGCCCGCCGCCTGCCGCGCCGGCGAGGTCCTGCAAGGGCTGCTCAAACCGCACGAGTGCGAGGCCTTCGGCACCACCTGCACCCCGCGCAACCCGCTCGGCGCCACCATGGTCTCCAGCGAGGGCGCCTGCGCGGCCTACTACCTGTACCGCCGGCTGGAGACCCCGCCCGCGGCTCCCGCGCACCTGGAGGCGAGCCCCGTTGCCTGA
- a CDS encoding HypC/HybG/HupF family hydrogenase formation chaperone has product MCLAVPGRVLEIEEKDGTRMATVDFGGVVKEVCLEYLPDLKVGEYAIVHVGFALQRLDEESARRTLALFADLGMLQEEFGDPWEAAAAMAELGGSEVDGTAEEATR; this is encoded by the coding sequence ATGTGCCTGGCGGTGCCCGGCAGAGTGCTGGAGATCGAGGAGAAGGACGGTACCCGGATGGCCACCGTCGACTTCGGCGGCGTGGTCAAGGAGGTGTGCCTGGAGTACCTGCCGGACCTGAAGGTCGGCGAGTACGCGATCGTCCACGTCGGATTCGCGCTGCAGCGCCTCGACGAGGAGTCGGCGCGGCGCACGCTCGCGCTCTTCGCCGACCTCGGCATGCTCCAGGAGGAGTTCGGGGACCCGTGGGAGGCGGCCGCGGCGATGGCCGAGCTCGGCGGGTCCGAGGTCGACGGCACGGCCGAGGAGGCCACACGGTGA
- the hypF gene encoding carbamoyltransferase HypF — translation MTTVGTAVEVAQRRRVTVHGVVQGVGFRPFVYTLATRLGLAGQVGNTAEGVIAEVEGPAEAVARFCALLATDAPPLAVVDSVRQETVPALGAVGFSILASHPTGPARTLVSPDTATCPDCLAELSDPADRRHRHPFITCTHCGPRFTIVTGLPYDRDRTTMAGFPMCGDCAREYADPADRRFHAQPIACHACGPRLRLLAVGPESGAPARELPVADPVAEARRLLAAGAILAVKGLGGYHLACDALDPAAVDRLRRRKARGDKPFALMARDLAEVEALVELGPEERTLLTGNVRPIVLLRRRRDPAVALPDTVAPRSPDLGVMLPYTPLHHLLLGLPGDPPGPRLLVMTSGNLSGEPIVTEDTEALERLAGLADGWLTHDRPIQVPCDDSVLRVCDGRPLMIRRSRGYAPLPLTLPWSVPATLAVGGDLKNTLCLGEGGRAWLSAHIGDMDDLATQQAFQRAEQQLESITGVRPELLVADRHPAYRSAQWAEKHRAEKHRAARPLRRVQHHHAHVAAAMAEHGLAAGERVIGVAFDGTGYGEDGAVWGGEFLLAGYQGYQRFAHLAYVPLPGGDAAVHRPYRMALAHLWAAGLAWDEDLPAVRACPPEERRLLARQLERGVNCVATSSMGRLFDAVSALAGVCQLAGYEAQAAVELEGAAVGAAGEPGYAFGLRATEPLTADPTPVLAAVVADVRAGVERSVIAARFHAAVADLVRDTCAAAREHSGLATAALTGGVFANTLLSARCAAALREDGFTVLRHALVPPNDGGLALGQLMVAAAAVEA, via the coding sequence GTGACCACGGTGGGCACCGCCGTCGAGGTGGCGCAGCGCCGCCGGGTGACGGTCCACGGCGTGGTGCAGGGCGTCGGCTTCCGGCCGTTCGTCTACACCCTCGCCACCCGCCTCGGTCTGGCCGGACAGGTCGGCAACACCGCCGAGGGCGTGATCGCCGAGGTCGAGGGACCAGCCGAGGCGGTGGCCCGGTTCTGCGCGCTGCTCGCCACCGACGCGCCGCCGCTCGCCGTGGTCGACTCGGTCCGGCAGGAAACCGTGCCGGCGCTCGGCGCGGTGGGATTCAGCATCCTCGCCTCCCACCCCACCGGCCCGGCCCGCACCCTGGTCTCGCCCGACACGGCCACCTGCCCCGACTGCCTGGCCGAGCTGAGCGACCCCGCCGACCGCCGCCATCGGCACCCGTTCATCACCTGCACGCACTGCGGGCCGCGTTTCACCATCGTCACCGGGCTGCCCTACGACCGGGACCGGACCACCATGGCCGGATTCCCGATGTGCGGCGACTGCGCCCGCGAGTACGCGGACCCGGCCGACCGCCGGTTCCACGCCCAGCCGATCGCCTGCCACGCCTGCGGCCCGCGCCTGCGCCTGCTCGCCGTCGGACCGGAGTCCGGCGCCCCCGCCCGCGAACTGCCGGTGGCGGATCCGGTGGCCGAGGCCCGCCGGCTGCTCGCCGCCGGGGCGATCCTGGCGGTCAAGGGCCTGGGCGGCTACCACCTGGCCTGCGACGCCCTCGACCCGGCGGCGGTGGACCGGCTGCGGCGGCGCAAGGCCCGCGGCGACAAGCCGTTCGCCCTGATGGCCCGCGACCTCGCCGAGGTCGAGGCCCTGGTCGAACTCGGCCCCGAGGAACGGACACTGCTCACCGGGAACGTCCGCCCGATCGTGCTGCTGCGACGCCGCCGCGACCCGGCGGTGGCGCTGCCGGACACCGTGGCCCCGCGCAGCCCCGACCTCGGCGTGATGCTCCCGTACACCCCGCTGCACCACCTGCTGCTCGGCCTGCCCGGCGACCCGCCCGGACCACGGCTGCTGGTGATGACCAGCGGAAACCTGTCCGGCGAGCCGATCGTCACCGAGGACACCGAGGCCCTGGAGCGGCTCGCCGGGCTGGCCGACGGCTGGCTCACCCACGACCGCCCGATCCAGGTCCCGTGCGACGACTCCGTGCTGCGGGTCTGCGACGGGCGACCGCTGATGATCCGTCGTTCCCGCGGCTACGCCCCGCTCCCGCTGACCCTGCCCTGGTCGGTGCCTGCCACGCTGGCGGTCGGCGGGGACCTCAAGAACACGCTCTGCCTGGGCGAGGGAGGCCGGGCCTGGCTCTCCGCGCACATCGGAGACATGGACGACCTCGCCACCCAGCAGGCCTTCCAGCGCGCCGAGCAGCAGCTGGAGTCGATCACCGGTGTCCGGCCCGAGCTGCTGGTGGCGGACCGTCATCCGGCCTACCGGTCCGCGCAGTGGGCCGAAAAGCACCGGGCCGAGAAGCACCGGGCCGCCCGGCCGTTGCGGCGCGTCCAGCACCACCACGCCCACGTCGCCGCGGCCATGGCCGAGCACGGCCTGGCCGCCGGGGAGCGGGTGATCGGGGTCGCCTTCGACGGCACCGGCTACGGCGAGGACGGTGCCGTCTGGGGCGGCGAGTTCCTGCTGGCCGGCTACCAGGGGTACCAGCGGTTCGCGCACCTGGCGTACGTCCCGCTGCCCGGCGGCGACGCGGCCGTGCACCGCCCGTACCGGATGGCGCTGGCCCACCTGTGGGCGGCCGGCCTGGCCTGGGACGAGGACCTGCCCGCCGTGCGCGCCTGCCCGCCCGAGGAACGCCGCCTGTTGGCCCGTCAACTGGAACGCGGGGTCAACTGCGTGGCCACCTCCAGCATGGGACGGCTCTTCGACGCCGTCTCCGCGCTGGCCGGCGTCTGCCAGCTGGCCGGCTACGAGGCCCAGGCCGCCGTCGAACTGGAGGGCGCGGCGGTCGGCGCGGCGGGGGAGCCCGGCTATGCGTTCGGGCTGCGCGCCACCGAGCCGCTGACCGCCGACCCGACCCCGGTGCTGGCCGCCGTGGTCGCCGACGTGCGGGCCGGCGTCGAACGGAGCGTGATCGCCGCCCGCTTCCACGCCGCCGTCGCCGACCTGGTCCGCGACACCTGCGCGGCGGCCCGCGAGCACTCCGGCCTGGCCACGGCAGCCCTGACCGGCGGGGTGTTCGCCAACACGCTGCTCTCCGCGCGCTGCGCCGCCGCGCTGCGCGAGGACGGCTTCACGGTCCTGCGCCACGCGCTGGTCCCGCCGAACGACGGGGGACTGGCGCTCGGTCAGCTGATGGTCGCGGCCGCGGCGGTCGAAGCCTGA
- the hypB gene encoding hydrogenase nickel incorporation protein HypB, with protein sequence MCRVVDLQQAVLAKNDLGARRLREELAARGTIAVNLLSSPGSGKTALLEGELTAARERGVPVAALTADLATENDARRLARSGVPVKQVLTDGLCHLEAEMLAGQLDGWLPEGTRLLFVENVGNLVCPASYELGESLRVALASVTEGEDKPLKYPTAFGLANLVVVTKTDIAEAVGFDEAAFRANVQQVNPGVEVLLTSVRGGVGRGELLERALAVHAGEPVHVPVMARRPAQTPLHEHDHEHEHEHEHGHEHEHGHPHPALHL encoded by the coding sequence ATGTGCCGTGTGGTCGACCTGCAACAGGCGGTCCTCGCCAAGAACGACCTCGGCGCGCGACGGCTGCGCGAGGAACTGGCAGCCCGTGGCACCATCGCCGTCAACCTGCTCTCCAGCCCGGGAAGCGGCAAGACCGCTCTGCTGGAGGGAGAGTTGACGGCTGCCCGGGAACGCGGTGTCCCGGTCGCCGCGCTCACCGCGGACCTCGCCACCGAGAACGACGCGCGGCGGCTGGCCCGTTCCGGTGTGCCGGTCAAGCAGGTGCTGACCGACGGCCTGTGCCACCTGGAAGCCGAGATGCTGGCGGGCCAGCTGGACGGTTGGCTGCCCGAGGGCACCCGGCTGCTCTTCGTGGAGAACGTCGGGAACCTGGTCTGCCCCGCCTCCTACGAGCTGGGCGAATCGCTGCGGGTCGCGCTCGCCTCGGTGACCGAGGGCGAGGACAAACCACTGAAGTACCCGACGGCGTTCGGCCTGGCGAACCTGGTCGTGGTGACCAAGACCGACATCGCGGAGGCGGTCGGGTTCGACGAGGCGGCCTTTCGCGCGAACGTCCAACAGGTCAACCCCGGCGTGGAGGTGCTGCTGACCTCGGTGCGCGGCGGCGTGGGGAGGGGCGAGCTGCTGGAGCGCGCCCTGGCCGTGCACGCCGGCGAGCCGGTGCACGTCCCGGTGATGGCCCGCCGGCCCGCGCAGACCCCACTGCACGAGCACGACCACGAGCACGAGCACGAACACGAGCACGGCCACGAGCACGAGCACGGCCACCCGCACCCGGCGCTGCACCTGTGA
- a CDS encoding hydrogenase maturation nickel metallochaperone HypA/HybF → MHEMSIAMAVVGQVEEAARAAGATAVRSVLLQVGELAGVVPDALGFCFELACADTVLEGCELVTEAVPARARCGPCADEWLVGMPPELSCPVCGTVTAELLTGRELQIVSVRWEDDRVPAATPERTPQER, encoded by the coding sequence ATGCACGAGATGTCGATCGCGATGGCTGTCGTCGGCCAGGTGGAGGAGGCTGCCCGAGCGGCTGGCGCCACCGCCGTGCGATCGGTGCTGCTCCAGGTCGGGGAGCTGGCCGGAGTGGTGCCCGACGCGCTCGGCTTCTGCTTCGAACTGGCCTGCGCCGACACCGTGTTGGAGGGCTGCGAGCTGGTCACCGAAGCGGTGCCGGCCCGCGCCCGGTGCGGGCCCTGCGCGGACGAATGGCTGGTCGGCATGCCACCCGAGCTGAGCTGCCCGGTCTGCGGCACGGTCACCGCCGAGCTGCTCACCGGCCGTGAGCTGCAGATCGTCAGTGTGCGGTGGGAGGACGACCGCGTGCCCGCCGCCACCCCCGAACGGACTCCCCAGGAGCGCTGA
- a CDS encoding DUF6893 family small protein, with protein sequence MKKCLISALVIAGLVCAAIQIMPDIKRYLRIRSM encoded by the coding sequence GTGAAGAAGTGCCTCATCAGTGCCCTGGTGATCGCCGGACTCGTCTGCGCTGCCATCCAGATCATGCCGGACATCAAGCGCTACCTGCGGATCCGCAGCATGTGA